A single Candidatus Rubidus massiliensis DNA region contains:
- a CDS encoding Transposase DDE domain protein, giving the protein MKKRSHEILEKCRELLLSTTFKNACRSSEKDFSRNRILRFPLLIVFILNLAKRSLQSELIKFSGILTLTFISKQLLSTTRKKILPIAFVKLNDTLISEFYTDNKFPTYLGFRLIVIDGSTLQLPESISILEKYGSCGNQKNNNCMPMAQVSYAYDPLSGLTLDAIISPYGSSERSMACDHILKIQPSTYANDLYIFDRGYPSLTLIFLLAQQRKNYLIRCTGTWLSEVRKLIKNQKRDTIIEISPKRLKGKKREDFKKRLPGVCLNSIQQMRVLIIDLPTGEQEFLITSLLDKDKFEYAMFIKLYHSRWGVEENYKFHKVRIEMENFSGESTQAIEQDFHATIFTANVRALLTNEAQEEMEEIFSKKMLKHDYKINQNIAIGILKDEIVKVLLTPESNLEVFCKRLKQDMKKNIVSIRPGRKYIRIKKTNRKYPMNMRRAL; this is encoded by the coding sequence ATGAAAAAAAGATCTCATGAAATTCTCGAAAAATGCCGAGAACTGCTCTTAAGTACCACATTCAAAAATGCTTGTAGGTCTAGCGAAAAAGACTTTTCTAGAAACCGCATCCTAAGATTTCCTCTTCTGATTGTATTTATATTAAATCTAGCCAAGAGGAGTCTACAAAGCGAATTAATTAAATTTAGCGGAATTTTAACTTTAACGTTCATATCTAAGCAACTTCTTTCAACGACACGAAAAAAAATATTACCGATTGCCTTTGTAAAATTGAATGATACTTTAATTAGTGAATTTTACACTGATAATAAGTTTCCAACTTACCTCGGTTTTCGTTTAATTGTGATAGATGGATCTACTTTACAGTTACCTGAGAGCATCTCTATTTTAGAGAAATATGGATCATGTGGTAACCAAAAAAACAATAACTGTATGCCGATGGCTCAAGTTTCTTATGCATACGATCCTCTCTCTGGATTAACTTTAGATGCTATTATAAGTCCTTATGGGAGTTCTGAACGAAGTATGGCTTGTGACCATATTTTAAAAATTCAACCTTCTACCTATGCTAACGATCTATATATATTTGATCGAGGATACCCTTCTCTTACTTTAATATTTCTTTTGGCCCAACAAAGAAAAAATTATTTAATAAGATGTACTGGGACATGGCTTTCCGAGGTTAGAAAGTTAATAAAGAACCAAAAGAGAGATACAATTATTGAAATTTCTCCAAAAAGACTCAAAGGAAAAAAAAGAGAGGACTTTAAAAAAAGATTGCCCGGGGTGTGTTTAAATTCCATTCAGCAAATGCGCGTTCTTATTATTGATCTTCCTACAGGTGAGCAAGAATTTCTAATAACTTCATTACTAGACAAAGACAAGTTTGAATATGCAATGTTTATAAAATTATATCATTCAAGGTGGGGAGTGGAAGAAAACTATAAATTTCATAAAGTACGTATTGAGATGGAAAATTTTAGTGGGGAATCAACTCAAGCAATAGAGCAAGATTTTCATGCAACTATATTTACAGCCAATGTTAGAGCCTTACTTACAAATGAAGCTCAAGAAGAAATGGAAGAAATCTTCTCTAAAAAGATGTTAAAGCATGACTATAAAATTAATCAGAATATTGCCATTGGGATTTTAAAAGACGAAATTGTCAAGGTTTTGTTGACTCCAGAGAGCAATCTTGAGGTTTTTTGCAAACGTTTGAAGCAAGATATGAAGAAAAATATAGTTTCAATAAGGCCAGGAAGGAAATATATTAGAATTAAAAAAACCAACCGGAAATACCCCATGAACATGCGGCGAGCCTTATGA
- the mmgC gene encoding Acyl-CoA dehydrogenase — translation MDHNIHTEKESDDDVLLSSASNEHQRQALEVTEDAREREYVNPSFGRKLFLGEFDPSMVYPFPVQSEEDKKIGDEYLAKMEAFLKENVDPEEIDRTHEIPKSVIEGLAKLKAFAIKIPKEYGGLGFSNTNYNRVIMLVGSYCASTSVLLSAHQSIGIPQPLLMYGSEEQKKKFLPRFADGAISAFALTEPSVGSDPAQMSCEAKLSDDGKYYILNGEKLWCTNGTIANIIVVIAKTAPKIVKGKEKKQISAFVLEMDTPGVEVAHRCEFMGLHGIYNGLLRFKDVKIPRENLIWEEGKGLAMALGTINVGRLTLPSGTTAGAKLCTKIVREWGKSRVQWGQPIGYHEPGSEKIAYIASHTLAMEAVTWLVCSWADQKKFDIRIEAAMSKMFCTETLWKLVDMTMQLRGGRGYETARSLKKRGEKGIAVERMMRDCRINMILEGSTEIMKLFLAREAMDPHLKRSLPLMKKSSFSEKLKEGWGVFKYYAKWYPSLFFKTRKKHEGLGKLEKHFQYIDQTSSKLARTIFYYMAKYQQKLEKKQLILGRLMEIGTELFVMAATCSYAISIKDKEHMDTPLDLADFFCVHGRRLIEERFDQLEDNMDNYSTAIAKEVLDDKYVWLEDKIIKDF, via the coding sequence ATGGATCATAATATCCATACAGAAAAAGAAAGTGATGATGATGTTTTGTTGTCATCAGCATCAAACGAACACCAAAGACAGGCGCTTGAAGTAACGGAAGATGCTAGAGAAAGAGAATATGTAAACCCAAGTTTTGGAAGAAAACTTTTTTTAGGGGAATTTGATCCTTCAATGGTTTACCCATTTCCTGTACAAAGTGAAGAAGATAAAAAAATTGGTGATGAATATTTGGCAAAAATGGAAGCATTTTTGAAAGAGAATGTGGATCCAGAAGAAATAGATCGCACACACGAAATTCCAAAAAGCGTTATCGAAGGCTTAGCTAAATTAAAAGCTTTTGCTATTAAAATTCCAAAAGAATACGGAGGACTTGGTTTTTCTAATACAAATTACAATAGAGTCATCATGTTGGTGGGCTCTTATTGTGCCTCCACAAGTGTTTTACTATCAGCTCATCAATCCATTGGAATTCCACAACCTCTTTTAATGTATGGCTCAGAAGAACAAAAAAAGAAGTTTTTACCAAGATTTGCCGATGGGGCAATTTCAGCTTTTGCTTTAACAGAACCATCCGTTGGCTCAGATCCGGCACAAATGTCTTGTGAAGCTAAATTATCAGACGATGGCAAATACTATATACTAAACGGAGAGAAACTTTGGTGCACAAATGGAACCATTGCCAATATTATTGTAGTTATTGCCAAAACAGCTCCAAAAATCGTAAAAGGTAAAGAAAAAAAACAAATTAGTGCTTTTGTTTTAGAAATGGATACACCAGGCGTTGAAGTGGCTCATAGATGTGAATTTATGGGGCTGCATGGTATTTATAATGGTTTACTCCGTTTTAAAGATGTAAAAATTCCAAGAGAAAATTTAATTTGGGAAGAAGGAAAAGGGCTTGCAATGGCCCTTGGCACGATTAATGTTGGGCGCTTAACTCTACCCTCTGGTACAACAGCCGGTGCAAAATTATGTACAAAAATTGTAAGAGAGTGGGGTAAATCTCGCGTGCAGTGGGGGCAACCGATCGGTTATCATGAGCCAGGTTCTGAAAAAATCGCGTACATAGCAAGTCATACATTAGCAATGGAAGCGGTAACATGGCTTGTTTGTAGCTGGGCTGATCAGAAAAAATTTGATATTAGAATTGAAGCTGCTATGAGTAAAATGTTTTGTACAGAAACTCTTTGGAAGCTAGTTGATATGACAATGCAACTAAGAGGGGGAAGAGGGTATGAAACAGCTCGCTCGTTAAAGAAAAGAGGTGAAAAAGGGATTGCTGTAGAAAGAATGATGCGCGATTGCCGTATTAATATGATCTTAGAAGGGTCTACGGAAATTATGAAATTATTTTTAGCCCGCGAAGCCATGGATCCACATTTAAAACGATCATTACCTCTTATGAAAAAATCTTCTTTTTCAGAAAAGTTAAAAGAAGGCTGGGGTGTTTTTAAATATTACGCAAAATGGTATCCCTCTTTATTTTTTAAGACTCGAAAAAAACATGAAGGGCTTGGAAAATTAGAAAAGCATTTTCAATATATAGATCAAACCTCTTCTAAACTTGCGCGTACAATTTTTTATTACATGGCAAAATACCAACAAAAGCTTGAAAAAAAACAATTGATTTTAGGGCGTTTGATGGAAATAGGTACTGAATTATTTGTCATGGCAGCAACTTGTTCTTATGCTATTAGCATAAAAGATAAAGAGCACATGGATACACCGCTTGATTTAGCAGACTTTTTTTGCGTTCACGGAAGACGGTTGATTGAAGAGAGATTTGATCAATTAGAAGACAATATGGATAATTATTCAACAGCCATTGCTAAAGAAGTATTGGATGATAAGTATGTTTGGTTAGAAGATAAAATAATTAAAGATTTTTAA
- the catD_2 gene encoding 3-oxoadipate enol-lactonase 2 — MELFFSNYVNSGTTQIWTEAFGNIEDPAILLISGAGSSARFWDNYFCKILSEKGFFVIRYDLRDVGLSTSFDKEIVSYDLHDLAVDILAILGFYSIDKAHLIGHAMGGFIAQEFATNFPYKTITLTIIASSPIQHTPILNKPLTSEEKNIFDKTLEVMNDNLPNVSFEQSLENYLNVWEYLNGKVPFDKDIAYHYTKDMYNRSFNKVGVHTNHLAIVKQVQQMAKTNHENLNELKVPTLIIQGDEDYLVLPRIGGFALAEVLPHSELKIIPKMGHMFFNKDIMHKLCDLILEHSTLR; from the coding sequence ATGGAATTATTTTTTTCAAATTATGTAAATTCTGGAACGACTCAAATCTGGACCGAAGCTTTTGGAAATATAGAAGATCCAGCCATTTTACTTATAAGTGGCGCTGGATCTTCAGCAAGATTTTGGGACAATTATTTTTGCAAAATCCTTTCAGAAAAGGGTTTTTTTGTGATTCGCTATGATTTAAGAGATGTTGGATTATCTACCTCTTTTGATAAGGAAATTGTTTCTTATGATTTACACGATTTAGCGGTAGATATATTAGCGATACTTGGCTTTTATAGTATTGATAAAGCTCATTTAATCGGACACGCTATGGGAGGATTTATTGCCCAAGAATTTGCCACAAACTTTCCTTATAAAACAATTACCTTAACCATTATTGCTTCAAGTCCAATTCAACACACTCCGATACTTAACAAGCCTTTAACTTCAGAAGAAAAAAATATATTTGATAAAACATTGGAAGTTATGAATGATAATTTACCAAATGTTAGCTTTGAACAAAGTTTAGAAAATTATTTAAATGTATGGGAATATTTAAACGGAAAGGTTCCGTTTGATAAAGATATTGCCTATCACTACACAAAAGATATGTACAACAGATCTTTTAATAAAGTAGGGGTTCATACAAATCATTTAGCTATTGTAAAGCAAGTTCAACAAATGGCTAAAACAAATCACGAAAATTTAAATGAATTAAAAGTTCCTACTTTAATTATACAAGGTGATGAAGATTATTTAGTTTTACCAAGAATTGGTGGTTTTGCTTTAGCTGAAGTACTCCCCCATTCTGAATTAAAGATTATTCCAAAAATGGGTCATATGTTTTTTAATAAAGATATTATGCATAAGCTTTGTGACTTAATTTTAGAGCACTCAACTTTAAGATAA